The genome window GCTGGCCCTGCACTATGCTTTTGAAAGCCCTAGGGACAAATTGATTTGGGACGTGGGCCATCAGGCGTATGTACATAAAATGTTGACGGGGCGCCGTGAGATGTTCCCGACTCTGCGTCAATACAAAGGATTGTGCGGGTTTCCAAAAATGATCGAAAGTCCTCATGACGTCTGGGAAACCGGGCACAGCAGTACATCTTTGTCTGCTGCGATGGGGATGGCAACGGCACGGGACCTGAAAAAAGAAAAAAATCACGTGGTTGCCGTGATCGGGGATGGAGCACTGACAGGCGGAATGGCGCTCGAAGCACTGAACCATATCGGTCATGAGCGCAAAAATGTGATTGTCGTACTGAATGACAATGAGATGTCAATCGCTCCAAATGTGGGGGCTTTGCATAACTATTTGGGCAAATTGCGTTCCACCGAGAATTATCAATGGGCCAAGGATGAGCTGGAGGGGCTTTTGAAATCCATCCCGGCGGTTGGCGGGAAATTGGCGAACATGGCCGAGCGCTTCAAGGACAGCATGAAGTATTTGCTGGTTTCCGGCGTTCTATTCGAAGAACTCGGATTTACGTACATCGGTCCGATTGATGGCCATGACATAGGTCTTCTGCTGGATACAATGAAGACAGCGAAGCAGACAAAAGGGCCAGTCCTGATTCATGCGATTACGAAAAAAGGAAAAGGGTATGCCCCGGCTGAAGCGGACTCTGTCAAATGGCACGGGATCGGCACCTATAAGATCGAGTCTGGAGATACACCGAAATCAGCGCCGACGTATACGTCCATCTTCGCTGATACGATGATGAAGCTGGCGAGTGAGGATCAGAGGATCGTAGCCGTTACGCCGGCAATGCCTGCAGGCTCCGGATTGATTCCATTCGGACAGAAATATCCAGATCGATTGTTTGACGTAGGTATTGCGGAGCAGCATGCTTGTACCTTTGCAGCGGGTCTGGCGACACAGGGCTTAAAGCCCGTCCTGGCCATTTACTCCACGTTTTTGCAGCGGGCATACGATCAGCTGATTCACGATGTAGCGCGTCAAAAGCTGAATGTCGTCTTTGCGGTGGACCGTGCGGGATTGGTTGGCGCGGACGGGGAGACTCATCAAGGGATGTACGATACGGCTTTCATGCGAATCATTCCCAACATGGTCATCATGGCTCCAAAAGACGAGAATGAGCTGCGTCACATGATGAAAACAGCAGCTGTGTACGAAGACGGCCCCATTTCCTACCGTTACCCGCGTTTGCCAGCACGGGGAGTGGAAATGGACGAAGATCTGAAGGTGCTCCCAATCGGTAAAGCGGAAATTGTGGAAGAGGGCAAGCACGTTGCCATCGTATCCTTTGGCCATATCTTCGAGGTTGCCGAGCAGGCAGCGAAACAGCTTCGTGCTGAAGGCTTCGAGCCAATGCTGATCAATGCACGCTTCTGCAAGCCGTTGGACGAAGAGCTGTTGCTGCGTCTCGCTCATGAAGGCTATCGGATCATTACCGTAGAGGAAGGTTCGGAGATGGGCGGCTTCGGCACCGCTGTACTCGAATGCTACAATCGTGCCGGCTGTGACGATGTGCATGTGGAAATGGTTGCCGTACCAGACTATTTTGTCGAGCACGGCAGTGTCAAAGAACAACGGCTAGAAGTAGGACTCACGGCAGAGGACATCGCTTCCCGCGTGCGCGCTTTGATGCCTTCGAAGGGCGTAGTGGAAGCATGAGCATACGAAAAGAACGCGTAGATGTCCTGCTCGTGGAGCGGGGCTTGTACGAAACGAGAGAAAAAGCAAAAGCGGCAGTGATGGCCGGGCTCGTGCAAGTGGCTGGCGAGCGGTGTGACAAGCCGGGAACCAAATTCCCGGAGGATGTCGCCATCACGGTCAAGGGCGAGGTCCATCCCTATGTCGGGCGGGGTGGACTCAAGCTGGAAAAAGCATTGCGGGTATTTGGGATCGACATGACGAATCGGGTCATGATGGATATCGGTGCATCCACCGGGGGATTTACGGACTGTGCCCTGCAGCATGGTGCGCGTCTCGTTTATGCGATCGACGTGGGCTACGGTCAATTGGCCTGGAGCCTGCGGCAGGACGAGCGGGTCGTCGTGATGGAGCGAACCAATTTCCGTCATCTGGATCCCGAAACGTTTGACCATGAGATGCCTGACTCGGCGTCCATCGATGTATCCTTCATATCCTTGCGTTTGATATTGCCGGTTTTGTACCGCTTTCTCAAGCAGGGGGGAGACGTGGTCGCTCTTGTGAAGCCGCAGTTTGAGGCAGGCAAGGAGAAGGTCGGGAAAAATGGCATTGTACGCGACCCAGAGACGCATCAAGCCGTTTTGACAGACATCGGCGAATTTGCACGAGGTCTTGGGTTCGCACTCAAAGGTTTGGATTTTTCCCCGATCACAGGGGGAGAAGGCAATATTGAATTCGTCATGCATGCTGCAAAAAGCGACGCGGGACTGGATTCGGAGGAGTGGCTGAAACTGGTAACTGAGGTAGTCGCTTCTG of Brevibacillus choshinensis contains these proteins:
- the dxs gene encoding 1-deoxy-D-xylulose-5-phosphate synthase codes for the protein MLLTTINDPQDLKKCSQPQLYTLATEIRQFLVENLSKTGGHLAPNLGVVELTLALHYAFESPRDKLIWDVGHQAYVHKMLTGRREMFPTLRQYKGLCGFPKMIESPHDVWETGHSSTSLSAAMGMATARDLKKEKNHVVAVIGDGALTGGMALEALNHIGHERKNVIVVLNDNEMSIAPNVGALHNYLGKLRSTENYQWAKDELEGLLKSIPAVGGKLANMAERFKDSMKYLLVSGVLFEELGFTYIGPIDGHDIGLLLDTMKTAKQTKGPVLIHAITKKGKGYAPAEADSVKWHGIGTYKIESGDTPKSAPTYTSIFADTMMKLASEDQRIVAVTPAMPAGSGLIPFGQKYPDRLFDVGIAEQHACTFAAGLATQGLKPVLAIYSTFLQRAYDQLIHDVARQKLNVVFAVDRAGLVGADGETHQGMYDTAFMRIIPNMVIMAPKDENELRHMMKTAAVYEDGPISYRYPRLPARGVEMDEDLKVLPIGKAEIVEEGKHVAIVSFGHIFEVAEQAAKQLRAEGFEPMLINARFCKPLDEELLLRLAHEGYRIITVEEGSEMGGFGTAVLECYNRAGCDDVHVEMVAVPDYFVEHGSVKEQRLEVGLTAEDIASRVRALMPSKGVVEA
- a CDS encoding TlyA family RNA methyltransferase, whose protein sequence is MSIRKERVDVLLVERGLYETREKAKAAVMAGLVQVAGERCDKPGTKFPEDVAITVKGEVHPYVGRGGLKLEKALRVFGIDMTNRVMMDIGASTGGFTDCALQHGARLVYAIDVGYGQLAWSLRQDERVVVMERTNFRHLDPETFDHEMPDSASIDVSFISLRLILPVLYRFLKQGGDVVALVKPQFEAGKEKVGKNGIVRDPETHQAVLTDIGEFARGLGFALKGLDFSPITGGEGNIEFVMHAAKSDAGLDSEEWLKLVTEVVASAHAVLK